Within the Desulfatibacillum aliphaticivorans DSM 15576 genome, the region GCCCTCGCACTCTTCTTGGCGGCGTCTCAGTCTGGTTGTGCATGCATTTTGCATAAATCATATCGCCCCCAAAGGGCCTAACTCAAAAGGCGGAAGGAGCGGGCTTGTGACCAGGTTTCAAAGATTTTTTACGCTTGTTGTCGTCATGCTTTTATTTCAACCGTTTGCGTGCAATCGGAAAAATGCTGTAGAGACTCCCTTGCGAATCGGCGTGCTTTTTCCCATGAGCGGCTCGTTGGAAGAGGCGGGGCTTCCCAATCTTCAGGCTATTCGCCTAGCCGTTGAAAAGATCAACTCCGGCGGCGGCGTCCGTTCCATGGGCGGGCGCCCTCTGGAGTTGGTTTACGGCGACACCCGGGGGCAAAGCCTGATAGCCGCCCGGGAGGCCGAACGCCTGATTACTGAAGAAGGGGTTTTGGCCATTATAGGAGCCTATCAAAGCAGCGCGGCCGATGCGGCGGCCAAGGTTTGCGAGAGGCTGGGCGCGCCCATAATTGTCAGCTCCGGCATGGCGGATATTATTACGGATCGAGGGTTCCATTACACCTTTAGGCTTATGGCGAAGGCGGAGCATTTCGGCCGGGATATGGTGTCATTTCTCTTGGATTTTTCTTGCTTGATAAACCATCCCATAAACAAAGCGGCGCTATTGTATGAAAACACGGCTTATGGCACATCCTCCGCGTTGGCCTTGAAAAAACGCCTGATGAGCACGGAGCTGGAAATTGCCGGGGAAGTGAGCTACCGCGCCGCCGGGGCGGTGGATATGACACAAGAGGTCGGAAAGGCGCTGGACGCCAAACCGGACGCCATCCTGACGGCCATGTACGACCACGACAGCCTGTTGGCCGCTCGGGCCATGGAGGCGAGGGGGATGGACATTCCCCTTGTCAATATGGGGGCTACAATGATTTCCCGCCAATTTATCGAAGAGTTGGGGCCTGCCGTGGAAAAATATTTCGGCATGACGGATTACTCCAAGCTGGCCCCGTACGCCAAGGATATCAATCAGGAGTTTAAGGACCGATTCCACAAGGAACTGCCCGGAGAATGCGCATTGGCCTATCAAAGCGTTTGGGTCATTAAGGACGCCCTGGAGCGAACCGGAACAGCGGATAAGAAGCAAATTCGGGACGCCCTGGCCGCGACTTATATGCTCCCCGGACCTGACATGATCTTATCAGTTCCGGCGCTCTTTTTTGAACCCAGCGGGCAGGTCGCCCACTCCGGCTCCTTTGTCGTGCAGGTGCAGGATGGCGAGACGGCGCCTGTCTGGCCGCCGGAATATACGCCGTTGGGAATACGGTGGAAAGGAAGTCGTCACTTTTTTACAAGCAACAAGGAGACGCCGGGCGGCGTTCACTAAAGGAGTTTTGATTACTATGCAATTCAGGCAAAGGACGAAACGGCATTTACCATGGATCGTGGTCGTTGCGGTTTTCGTGGCATGTATGTCGGCATTGCTTTTTCCTGACCCCTCACCCCCCCGTCCTGCAACGGCGCGGGTGGGAGTTCTTTTTCCCCTTACCGGCCCCTCCGCCGAGACAGGGATGGTATGCCGCGATGCGGCCGCCTATGCGGCGGAAACGATAAATGCAGCCGGAGGCGTTCAATCCTTGGGAGGATGCACTCTGGAACTGGTGTACGGAGACACCCGGAGCGACCCCCGGACAGGCGCCCGGGAGGTGGAGAGGCTCATAACCCAGGAGGGCGTGTGCGCCGTCATCGGGGTGTACCACAGCAATGTGGGCCAGAGGGTTACGGAGGCGGCCGAAAGATTGGAAACGCCTGTATTGCTGAGTTCGGGAATTGCCGACGGCCTGACCGAGAGGGGGTTTCTGTATACTTTTCGCATTGGCCCCAAAGCCCGATACTACGGAAGGGATCAGGTCCGTTTTCTGCTGGACCTGAACAGGCTCATTGGCTATTCTGTTCGTAGAGTGGCTTTAATTCATGAAAATTCCGCCTACGGTACATCGTCGGCTTTGGCCCAAAAGCGGGCCTTGCAAAACGCAGGCGTGATTCTGGCGGCGGAGGAAAGCTATCGTTATGATTCAGTCAAGGACATGGCCCCCATTGTTGCAAAGGTTCTTGAGGCGAAACCGGACGCGATTTTGATGGCAGCCTACATTGACGACAGTATTCTTATCGCCAAAGCCCTGAGACAGGCAGGGGCGGACATTCCAGTTATTGGCACTGCGGGCGGCATGGTTTCCAGTCAATTCATAAAAGCTCTTGGAACGGACGCAAACGGCTTATTCACCGTGGCGGAACACTCCGGTTTTCTGCTTGAAGGCCGAAAAATTTATGAGGCCTTTTCCGAACGATATAACAGGGACCTGACCGGAGACGGCGTTTTGGCTTATCAGTGCATTTTTGTTCTCCAAGACGCCTTGGAACGGGCCGGGTCCCTCAATAAAAAACGCTTAAGAAAGGCCCTATCCGAAACGGACATGCCCTTCGGCAAAAACATGATCCTTCCAGCCCCTCGCCTATCCTTTGATTCAACCGGTCAAAACATCTACTATGATTTGCTTATCCTGCAAATAATTCAGGGACGGCGCATTCCTGTATGGCCGGAGAATTTTGCGCAGGCTAAGGTGAGTGATTGGACGGCTTTTTCAGGGGCGGGCGGGGGCGTGCACCCCACAGAGGGCGACAATTGAAAAGGAGAAGGGGAGCCTTTTAGTGACATTCCACAGCCAAACAACCTCCCGAACCATCCCCTGGCGTAAACGGCTCGGGACCAAGCTGGGATGGACGCTTTCCCTGGCCATGGTATTAACCTTGGTGGCCGTGGGAACAGGGCTGATTTATATAGCCCAGGACAACCAGAAAAACCTCATCCGGGAATTGCAGATGCGCAATGCCAAAGAGGTCGCCAGGCTGATTTCCGAACATGTGGAGAATGCAGTCTCCAATTTGCT harbors:
- a CDS encoding ABC transporter substrate-binding protein codes for the protein MTRFQRFFTLVVVMLLFQPFACNRKNAVETPLRIGVLFPMSGSLEEAGLPNLQAIRLAVEKINSGGGVRSMGGRPLELVYGDTRGQSLIAAREAERLITEEGVLAIIGAYQSSAADAAAKVCERLGAPIIVSSGMADIITDRGFHYTFRLMAKAEHFGRDMVSFLLDFSCLINHPINKAALLYENTAYGTSSALALKKRLMSTELEIAGEVSYRAAGAVDMTQEVGKALDAKPDAILTAMYDHDSLLAARAMEARGMDIPLVNMGATMISRQFIEELGPAVEKYFGMTDYSKLAPYAKDINQEFKDRFHKELPGECALAYQSVWVIKDALERTGTADKKQIRDALAATYMLPGPDMILSVPALFFEPSGQVAHSGSFVVQVQDGETAPVWPPEYTPLGIRWKGSRHFFTSNKETPGGVH
- a CDS encoding ABC transporter substrate-binding protein, translated to MSALLFPDPSPPRPATARVGVLFPLTGPSAETGMVCRDAAAYAAETINAAGGVQSLGGCTLELVYGDTRSDPRTGAREVERLITQEGVCAVIGVYHSNVGQRVTEAAERLETPVLLSSGIADGLTERGFLYTFRIGPKARYYGRDQVRFLLDLNRLIGYSVRRVALIHENSAYGTSSALAQKRALQNAGVILAAEESYRYDSVKDMAPIVAKVLEAKPDAILMAAYIDDSILIAKALRQAGADIPVIGTAGGMVSSQFIKALGTDANGLFTVAEHSGFLLEGRKIYEAFSERYNRDLTGDGVLAYQCIFVLQDALERAGSLNKKRLRKALSETDMPFGKNMILPAPRLSFDSTGQNIYYDLLILQIIQGRRIPVWPENFAQAKVSDWTAFSGAGGGVHPTEGDN